One window of Cucurbita pepo subsp. pepo cultivar mu-cu-16 chromosome LG19, ASM280686v2, whole genome shotgun sequence genomic DNA carries:
- the LOC111781083 gene encoding probable small nuclear ribonucleoprotein G: protein MSRSGQPPDLKKYMDKKLQIKMNANRLVVGTLRGFDQFMNLVVDNTVEVNGNEKTDIGMVVIRGNSVVTVEALEPVNRMQ, encoded by the exons ATGAGTAGGTCAGGCCAGCCTCCAGATCTTAAAAA ATACATGGACAAGAAGCTTCAGA TAAAAATGAATGCTAATCGCTTGGTAGTTGGAACTCTTCGTGGGTTTGACCAATTTATGAATCTAGTCGTTGACAACACCGTGGAAGTGAACGGTAACGAGAAAACCGATATCGGCATGGTG GTGATTAGGGGCAATAGCGTGGTAACCGTTGAAGCACTTGAACCTGTAAACAGGATGCAGTGA
- the LOC111781021 gene encoding auxin-responsive protein SAUR50-like, with product MLGKKMVSFKKLAKKVKVRVGTEGESSSHNECLLSDRLESSKDHDSHSPSPTSTPTGSFAVYVGDERQRFVVPTSFLSHPLFRMLLDKAYREFGFEQRNALVVPCSVSAFQEIVSAVECCNGRFDFGEIVEEFL from the coding sequence ATGCTAGGCAAGAAAATGGTCTCCTTCAAGAAACTCGCCAAGAAAGTGAAGGTCCGAGTCGGAACAGAGGGCGAATCATCATCGCACAACGAGTGTTTGCTCAGCGATCGATTGGAATCATCGAAGGATCACGATTCTCACTCGCCGTCGCCGACTTCGACTCCGACCGGTTCTTTTGCGGTTTATGTTGGCGACGAACGGCAGCGCTTCGTCGTTCCGACGAGTTTCTTGTCGCATCCGCTCTTTAGGATGCTGCTCGATAAAGCCTACAGAGAGTTCGGATTCGAACAGAGGAACGCGCTTGTGGTTCCTTGTAGCGTCTCTGCTTTTCAAGAAATTGTTAGCGCTGTGGAATGCTGCAATGGCAGATTCGATTTCGGCGAGATTGTCGAGGAGTTTCTTTAG
- the LOC111782251 gene encoding cytochrome b-c1 complex subunit 9-like, with the protein MDSAARRSGGGLFEGLYRVIMRRNSVYVTFIIAGAFLGERAVDYGVHKLWEYNNVGKRYEDISVLGQRPSEE; encoded by the exons ATGGATTCTGCAGCTCGTAGGAGTGGAGGAGGCCTCTTTGAAGGTCTGTATAGAGTAATTATGCGCCGGAATTCCGTTTATGTCACCTTCATCATCGCTGGCGCTTTCCTTGGAGAGAGG GCTGTGGATTATGGAGTTCACAAGCTCTGGGAATACAACAACGTTGGG AAACGGTACGAGGACATTTCGGTTTTGGGGCAAAGACCATCAGAAGAATGA
- the LOC111781138 gene encoding uncharacterized protein LOC111781138, translating into MPQGDLQTFFTGDIVTDDRKAAGHDDQATLSDDGERLPLEEETEEADRPEVPPDFPPESFWLSKDAEFDWFDRNAFFERKESTKASSNSMNLNPNLHPQSNSNSQRFSTNLKSKASMIGLPKPQKTSYVDAKNRRNGKSGNIRLFPKRSGSGGKSVSTMIEPSSPMVSCMGKVKSKKDRNRQKTHHHSTELATAEEKSLEKQSKGFFACFRAIFRSGGRRQPVVEPTASLTNSPPEQGVRARDLTPSATNPPPTASHPSKTDETDPPSLGGLQRFASGRRSSSWSVSEVSIDVA; encoded by the coding sequence ATGCCCCAGGGTGATTTACAGACCTTCTTCACCGGTGATATTGTCACCGATGACCGGAAAGCCGCTGGCCATGATGACCAAGCTACCTTGAGCGACGACGGAGAGAGGCTGCCATTGGAGGAGGAGACAGAGGAGGCGGATCGGCCGGAAGTTCCTCCTGACTTCCCGCCGGAATCTTTCTGGCTCTCGAAGGACGCGGAGTTCGACTGGTTCGATCGTAACGCCTTCTTCGAGCGGAAAGAATCCACCAAGGCGAGTTCTAATTCCATGAATTTGAACCCTAATTTGCATCCGCAATCGAATTCAAATTCGCAGCGGTTTTCGACGAATTTGAAATCTAAGGCCTCGATGATCGGATTGCCGAAGCCTCAGAAGACTTCCTATGTTGACGCGAAGAATCGGCGTAACGGCAAGTCCGGAAACATTCGGTTGTTTCCGAAGAGATCCGGATCCGGTGGAAAATCGGTTTCGACAATGATTGAGCCTTCTTCTCCCATGGTATCATGTATGGGGAAAGTAAAATCGAAGAAGGACCGAAATCGGCAGAAGACTCACCATCACTCAACAGAACTAGCAACCGCAGAGGAGAAATCACtcgaaaaacagagcaaaggATTCTTCGCGTGTTTCCGCGCTATTTTCCGTAGTGGTGGAAGAAGGCAACCAGTCGTCGAACCGACTGCGTCACTGACAAACTCGCCTCCAGAACAGGGCGTTAGAGCGCGTGACCTCACTCCTTCCGCCACTAATCCGCCGCCTACGGCGTCACATCCAAGCAAGACCGACGAAACAGATCCTCCATCCTTAGGCGGTTTGCAGCGATTCGCATCAGGAAGAAGGTCCAGTTCGTGGAGCGTAAGCGAGGTCAGTATAGACGTTGCGTAG